One part of the Desulfobacterales bacterium genome encodes these proteins:
- a CDS encoding arginine--tRNA ligase — MKQLLQNMIFDSIRKAYGNISYNTNKVEIFENKVKAHGDFSTNIAMILASAKKMPPRKIADDIIKNLDDKDKVIEKIEIAGPGFINFFFLQTSFYPVLSKIHDEDLKYGASNIGNGKKIQVEFVSANPTGPLHVGHGRGAVVGDTIANILSFVGYNVTKEYYINDSGRQIDTLGRSVFLRYKELLGEKIDLPENYYQGEYIISIAKSIINLKNDEILNKEEKSAVMFCAKFAADDILNGINKDLIDFGVNFDVWYSEQSLYDSSKVDESINKFKTQNLIYEKDGALWFKTAEYGDEKDRVVVRSNGQTTYFASDIAYHIDKFNRGFDKVIDVWGADHHGYIPRISSFLKACDIEESRFNVVLIHLVNLLRDKQPVAMSTRTGEFVTLKEVVDEVGCDAARFIFLTRHYESPLDFDIELAKKKTNDNPVYYVQYVHARISSIIRKGKEEKNISLDLNKNNLELLKEPEEIEIIKLLSKYPEIVASSAEYLEPHRITYYLIDLASNFHAYYNKHKVLTDEEQLTKSRIYLIQAVQKVIRNGLNLLGVSAPEKM; from the coding sequence ATGAAACAATTATTACAAAATATGATTTTTGATTCTATACGAAAAGCATACGGAAATATTTCGTATAATACTAATAAAGTCGAAATATTTGAAAATAAAGTAAAAGCCCATGGAGATTTTTCTACTAATATTGCTATGATACTTGCTTCAGCAAAAAAAATGCCCCCAAGAAAAATAGCTGATGATATTATAAAAAATTTAGATGATAAGGATAAAGTGATTGAAAAAATTGAAATAGCAGGCCCAGGCTTTATAAATTTCTTTTTTTTACAAACATCCTTTTATCCTGTTTTAAGTAAAATCCATGATGAAGATTTAAAATATGGTGCATCAAATATTGGAAACGGAAAAAAAATACAGGTAGAATTTGTTAGCGCTAATCCTACTGGACCTTTGCACGTAGGACATGGTAGAGGCGCAGTTGTAGGAGATACAATAGCCAATATACTTTCTTTTGTCGGCTATAATGTTACAAAAGAATATTATATAAACGATTCAGGCAGGCAGATAGACACTTTAGGAAGATCTGTATTTTTAAGATATAAAGAACTTTTAGGAGAAAAAATTGATCTACCTGAAAATTACTATCAAGGTGAATATATAATCTCTATAGCAAAAAGCATAATCAACCTAAAAAACGATGAGATTCTTAATAAAGAAGAAAAATCAGCTGTAATGTTTTGTGCTAAATTCGCGGCTGATGATATCCTTAATGGTATAAACAAAGATTTAATAGATTTCGGAGTGAATTTTGATGTATGGTATAGTGAACAAAGTCTTTATGATTCATCAAAAGTTGATGAGTCCATAAACAAATTTAAAACACAGAATTTAATATATGAAAAAGATGGCGCATTATGGTTTAAAACAGCTGAATACGGCGATGAAAAAGACAGAGTCGTAGTAAGAAGCAACGGACAAACTACTTATTTCGCATCTGATATAGCCTATCATATTGATAAATTTAACAGGGGTTTTGACAAGGTCATTGATGTATGGGGGGCAGATCACCATGGATATATTCCAAGAATTTCATCTTTTCTTAAAGCCTGTGATATTGAAGAATCAAGGTTTAACGTCGTTCTTATTCATCTTGTTAATCTTCTTAGGGATAAACAACCAGTTGCCATGTCAACGCGGACTGGAGAATTTGTTACATTAAAAGAAGTAGTTGATGAAGTAGGCTGTGATGCCGCAAGATTTATATTTCTTACGCGCCATTATGAAAGTCCCCTTGATTTTGATATTGAATTAGCAAAGAAAAAAACTAATGATAATCCTGTATATTATGTTCAATATGTTCATGCAAGAATATCAAGTATTATCAGAAAAGGAAAAGAAGAAAAAAATATAAGTTTAGACTTAAATAAAAATAATTTAGAGCTTTTAAAAGAGCCTGAAGAAATTGAAATAATAAAGCTGTTATCGAAATATCCTGAAATTGTTGCATCAAGCGCAGAATATCTTGAACCCCATAGAATTACCTATTATCTTATTGACCTTGCATCAAATTTTCATGCTTACTATAATAAGCATAAAGTATTAACTGATGAAGAACAATTAACTAAAAGCCGTATTTACTTAATTCAGGCAGTCCAAAAAGTAATTCGCAATGGCCTTAATTTATTAGGTGTCTCTGCCCCTGAAAAGATGTAA
- a CDS encoding SPOR domain-containing protein, with translation MKKEKKTEPPKKISEKKEPNIFIKHISIFFICSWIFFVGVLVGRGFSPVKFDINRLRQDLITLQKKMLESEHSQMKSEKDSEIPNNIDFYEELKKTETETSIKTDIPIQKRKPISAEDVLKKEEKPSEKIDKAEKPEKIDIKKNTSVELNNKINEKAIDKKIYAVQIASVNDSDAADKLIEKLKKKGYSAYRIEAKSDNKTWYRVRIGPFEDKMDAEKNFNSLKDDKYNPLLITITK, from the coding sequence ATGAAAAAAGAAAAAAAAACTGAACCTCCAAAAAAAATATCTGAAAAAAAAGAGCCAAATATTTTTATAAAGCATATATCTATATTCTTTATATGCTCATGGATTTTTTTTGTTGGAGTTTTAGTTGGGCGGGGGTTTTCACCCGTTAAATTCGATATAAATAGACTTAGACAAGATTTAATAACTCTTCAAAAGAAAATGCTCGAATCTGAACATAGTCAAATGAAATCAGAAAAAGATTCGGAAATACCAAATAATATTGATTTCTATGAAGAGTTAAAAAAAACAGAAACAGAGACAAGTATAAAAACAGATATTCCTATTCAAAAAAGAAAACCTATTTCAGCAGAAGATGTATTAAAAAAAGAAGAAAAACCGTCTGAAAAAATCGATAAGGCTGAAAAACCTGAAAAAATAGATATCAAAAAAAATACATCTGTTGAATTGAATAACAAAATAAACGAAAAAGCTATTGATAAAAAAATTTATGCTGTTCAAATAGCGTCAGTGAATGATTCTGATGCCGCTGATAAGCTTATTGAAAAACTTAAAAAAAAAGGTTATTCTGCTTACCGTATAGAAGCAAAATCGGATAATAAAACATGGTATAGAGTAAGAATAGGCCCTTTTGAAGATAAAATGGATGCAGAAAAAAATTTTAATTCTCTTAAAGATGATAAATATAATCCATTATTAATAACTATAACAAAATAG
- the gatC gene encoding Asp-tRNA(Asn)/Glu-tRNA(Gln) amidotransferase subunit GatC — MKITKNEVINVSKLARLDLSTELIDKFADQVGNILDYVDTLKQVDTTNISPTSHSIFLINAFRDDIQHDHLDRTLALKNAPQEEDGYFVVPKIIN, encoded by the coding sequence ATGAAAATTACAAAAAATGAAGTAATTAATGTATCAAAGCTTGCAAGGCTTGATTTATCGACTGAATTGATAGATAAATTTGCCGATCAAGTTGGAAACATATTAGATTACGTTGATACCCTTAAACAGGTAGATACAACTAATATTTCTCCAACTTCTCATTCTATTTTTCTCATTAATGCTTTTAGAGACGATATACAGCATGACCATTTAGATAGAACATTAGCATTAAAAAATGCTCCCCAAGAAGAAGATGGATATTTTGTTGTTCCGAAAATAATAAACTAA
- the gatA gene encoding Asp-tRNA(Asn)/Glu-tRNA(Gln) amidotransferase subunit GatA, translating into MKLYDLTIHEAHKLLLDKKISSKEITKAVIDRIKKVEGKIDAYLTISEEEAFSQAEIADKRISEGNNITTITGIPLSIKDVLCTKNIRTTCASKILENFIPPYDATVIQKLKQAGAVIVGKVNMDEFAMGSSTENSAFKITKNPWNLKKIPGGSSGGSAASVAADMCIASLGSDTGGSIRQPASHCGVVGMKPTYGRVSRFGLVAFASSLDQVGPLTKDVTDCALLMNYISGYDNRDSTSVPKDVPDYSLSLTEGLSGLTIGIPKEYCATEGISSDVMEAFNTSVETIKKLGAKCIDISLPHTKYGVATYYVIAPSEASSNLARYDGVKYGYRDKEQTDIIEMFKSTRSKGFGSEVQRRIIIGTYALSSGYYDAYYGKASQVRTLIIEDFKKAFQSCDAIISPVSPTPAFDIGSVSDDPLTMYLSDIFTISANLAGIPGISIPCGFSKDSLPIGLQIMGTHFNEEMILKIAFNFEKTTNFHKQKPNL; encoded by the coding sequence ATGAAACTATATGATCTTACAATACATGAAGCCCATAAGCTCCTTTTAGATAAAAAAATATCATCAAAAGAAATTACTAAAGCTGTAATTGATCGTATTAAAAAAGTTGAAGGTAAAATAGATGCTTATCTTACAATATCTGAAGAGGAAGCTTTCTCTCAAGCAGAAATTGCTGATAAACGAATATCTGAAGGAAATAATATTACTACAATTACTGGAATTCCTTTATCAATAAAAGATGTTTTATGCACAAAAAATATAAGAACTACTTGCGCATCAAAAATTCTTGAAAATTTTATCCCTCCTTATGATGCTACAGTGATACAGAAACTTAAGCAAGCGGGTGCTGTTATTGTCGGCAAAGTTAATATGGATGAATTTGCTATGGGCTCATCCACAGAAAATTCAGCATTTAAAATAACAAAAAATCCTTGGAACTTAAAAAAAATACCAGGAGGATCGAGTGGCGGTTCCGCCGCATCAGTTGCTGCTGACATGTGCATTGCATCATTAGGCTCAGATACTGGAGGTTCAATCAGGCAGCCAGCTTCCCACTGTGGAGTTGTAGGTATGAAACCAACTTATGGCAGAGTATCAAGATTTGGATTAGTGGCTTTTGCATCGTCCCTTGACCAAGTAGGCCCTTTAACTAAGGATGTTACAGATTGCGCGCTTCTTATGAATTACATTTCTGGCTATGACAATAGAGACTCAACATCTGTGCCAAAAGATGTGCCTGATTATAGTTTATCATTAACCGAAGGACTTTCAGGACTTACTATTGGAATTCCAAAAGAATATTGCGCTACAGAAGGAATATCAAGCGATGTAATGGAGGCTTTTAATACTTCAGTTGAAACTATAAAAAAACTTGGAGCTAAATGTATTGATATTTCTCTTCCCCATACAAAATACGGAGTTGCAACCTATTACGTTATAGCTCCTTCGGAAGCAAGTTCTAATCTTGCACGATATGACGGTGTAAAATACGGTTATAGGGATAAAGAACAAACAGATATTATTGAAATGTTTAAATCTACCCGTTCTAAAGGATTTGGATCTGAAGTTCAAAGAAGAATTATAATAGGAACTTATGCTTTATCATCAGGATATTATGATGCCTATTATGGAAAAGCGTCCCAAGTACGAACACTTATAATAGAAGATTTTAAAAAGGCTTTTCAATCCTGTGATGCTATCATTTCTCCTGTTTCACCAACACCTGCTTTTGATATAGGTTCGGTATCAGATGACCCTCTGACTATGTATTTATCAGATATATTTACAATTTCGGCTAATTTAGCTGGGATTCCTGGCATTTCAATTCCATGCGGTTTTTCAAAAGACAGCTTGCCAATAGGGCTACAAATAATGGGAACACATTTTAACGAAGAAATGATTTTAAAAATAGCTTTTAATTTTGAAAAAACAACAAATTTTCACAAACAAAAACCAAATTTATAA
- the mutL gene encoding DNA mismatch repair endonuclease MutL yields MIKILPDILANKIAAGEVVERPSSVVKELLENSIDAESSKIIIEAEQGGRSLIQIADDGIGMNRDDALLSIERHATSKLFNDDDLFGIKTLGFRGEALPSIAAVSIFTMITKDTDSQTGIKIEISGGKIFNVSEIGAPKGTLISIKDIFFNVPARKKFLKTINTELGRILDIISSTAISFPSIQFKFIHNGKEVKNFLKAQNPLERITDVLGNDVKNNLHPINIMSNDISVSGWIASPELSRSTSDGIYLYINERSIRDKIIQKAIFEGYDGRLMKGRYPVAVVFIKMPYDKVDVNVHPAKSEVRFASQHLVYDAVKNAVNKVFQKINVPKWTPPDIHYDEPKRPKINTPVFFPEKKVAEDYFPYESKLKEHFEAEFKTEIKTKPETIPETRRDNQVNEQNTTIDKANSYEQTTLGEKKGKFSSLRLIGQFNNTYILCESDEGLIIIDQHASHERIVYEKLKQNYDKKQQQMLLIPEIFNPGFKHIDNLIKIIYDLNKLGFEVEFFGNGEFVIKSVPVILSDKKATPIIMDILENIYETNSPKKDEIINECLMTMACHGAIRANQHLNDQEMKDILAQMDKIDNPSFCPHGRPTWINWDIKFLEKSFGRTL; encoded by the coding sequence ATGATAAAAATTCTTCCAGATATATTAGCAAATAAAATCGCAGCAGGTGAAGTAGTCGAAAGGCCTTCATCTGTTGTAAAAGAATTACTAGAAAATTCTATTGACGCTGAAAGCTCAAAAATAATAATCGAAGCTGAACAAGGCGGAAGGTCGCTTATTCAAATTGCGGATGATGGAATCGGAATGAACCGTGATGATGCCCTTCTTTCAATTGAGCGCCACGCTACAAGCAAACTATTCAATGATGACGACCTTTTTGGCATAAAAACTTTAGGTTTTAGAGGGGAAGCTCTCCCAAGTATAGCTGCTGTTTCTATATTTACAATGATAACTAAAGATACCGATTCTCAGACAGGCATAAAAATAGAAATCAGCGGAGGAAAAATATTCAATGTTTCGGAAATTGGCGCTCCAAAAGGCACATTAATAAGTATAAAAGATATTTTTTTTAATGTTCCTGCAAGAAAAAAATTTTTAAAAACAATAAATACAGAGTTAGGCCGAATTTTAGATATTATTTCCAGCACAGCCATTAGTTTTCCATCAATTCAATTCAAATTCATTCACAATGGAAAGGAAGTAAAAAATTTTTTAAAAGCTCAAAATCCTCTTGAAAGAATTACGGATGTTCTTGGTAATGATGTAAAAAATAATCTTCATCCAATTAATATAATGTCTAATGATATTTCCGTTTCAGGATGGATAGCTTCTCCAGAATTAAGCAGAAGCACATCAGATGGAATATATCTCTACATAAATGAAAGATCTATTAGGGATAAAATAATACAAAAAGCTATTTTTGAAGGTTACGATGGAAGATTGATGAAAGGCAGATACCCTGTTGCTGTTGTTTTTATTAAAATGCCTTATGATAAAGTTGATGTCAATGTACATCCGGCAAAGAGTGAAGTCAGGTTTGCTTCACAGCATTTAGTTTATGATGCTGTAAAAAACGCAGTCAATAAAGTATTTCAAAAAATTAATGTCCCAAAATGGACACCACCTGATATTCATTATGATGAACCAAAACGACCTAAAATTAATACTCCTGTATTTTTTCCTGAAAAAAAAGTAGCTGAAGATTATTTTCCATACGAATCAAAATTAAAAGAGCATTTTGAAGCGGAATTTAAAACAGAGATCAAAACAAAACCTGAAACAATTCCCGAAACAAGACGCGACAATCAAGTTAATGAGCAAAATACTACAATCGACAAAGCTAATTCCTATGAGCAAACGACATTAGGGGAAAAAAAAGGAAAATTTTCATCTTTACGACTAATAGGACAATTCAATAATACTTATATTTTATGCGAATCTGACGAAGGTTTAATCATAATTGACCAGCACGCATCCCATGAAAGAATAGTATATGAAAAACTTAAACAAAACTATGATAAAAAACAACAGCAGATGCTTTTAATTCCAGAAATTTTTAATCCAGGATTTAAGCATATTGACAATTTAATTAAAATTATTTATGATTTAAATAAATTAGGCTTTGAAGTAGAATTTTTCGGAAATGGAGAATTCGTTATAAAATCAGTCCCAGTTATTTTATCAGACAAAAAGGCCACTCCTATAATTATGGATATTCTTGAAAATATATATGAAACTAATTCTCCGAAAAAAGATGAAATAATAAATGAATGTTTAATGACAATGGCCTGTCATGGAGCTATAAGAGCAAATCAGCATCTTAATGATCAAGAAATGAAAGATATTCTCGCTCAAATGGATAAAATTGATAATCCTTCCTTTTGTCCCCACGGAAGGCCTACATGGATAAATTGGGATATAAAATTTTTGGAAAAGTCATTTGGAAGAACTTTATAA
- a CDS encoding DNA adenine methylase, producing the protein MTNKAKPFLKWAGGKTQLLKNIAAKFPFKKDDSFSYIEPFVGSGAVLFWVLNKFPNLKNAIINDINEDLINSYKTIKTNVSELIVLIKKLEKEYHLLADNLEEKKEYYYSKRNLFNTRNYDNITQTALFIFLNRTCFNGLYRVNRKNGFNVPIGSYKKPMICDSDNLLVVSKLLQKVVILSGDFEKTEQYATKNSIFYFDPPYKPLSETSSFNSYSKDEFDDDEQIRLKEFCDKLDSKNIGWILSNSDVKGKNPRDNFFDDLFGKYQINRVMAKRSINANPDKRGQLTELLISNQGTCHAV; encoded by the coding sequence ATGACAAATAAAGCTAAACCTTTTTTAAAATGGGCTGGAGGAAAAACTCAATTATTGAAAAATATTGCGGCAAAATTCCCGTTTAAGAAAGATGACAGTTTTTCTTACATAGAGCCATTTGTTGGTAGTGGTGCTGTTTTATTTTGGGTTTTAAATAAATTTCCTAATCTAAAGAATGCTATCATTAATGATATAAACGAAGATTTGATAAATTCATATAAAACAATAAAAACAAATGTATCTGAACTTATTGTTCTTATTAAAAAATTAGAAAAAGAATATCATTTACTTGCAGATAATTTGGAAGAAAAAAAAGAATATTACTATTCAAAAAGGAATCTCTTTAATACAAGAAATTATGACAATATAACACAAACCGCATTATTCATTTTCTTAAATAGAACCTGTTTTAATGGATTATATAGAGTAAATAGAAAAAATGGATTTAATGTTCCGATAGGAAGTTATAAAAAACCAATGATTTGTGACAGCGATAATCTTTTAGTTGTAAGTAAATTACTACAAAAAGTTGTAATTTTATCTGGTGATTTTGAAAAAACTGAGCAATATGCAACTAAGAATTCTATTTTCTATTTTGATCCTCCGTATAAGCCCTTATCTGAAACATCTAGTTTTAACTCTTATTCAAAGGATGAATTTGATGATGATGAGCAAATTAGGCTAAAAGAATTTTGTGATAAATTGGATTCCAAAAATATAGGATGGATATTAAGCAATTCTGATGTAAAAGGAAAAAATCCAAGAGACAATTTTTTTGACGATCTATTTGGAAAATATCAAATAAATAGGGTTATGGCGAAAAGAAGTATAAATGCCAACCCAGATAAGAGAGGGCAATTAACAGAATTGTTAATCTCAAATCAAGGAACTTGCCATGCAGTTTAA
- a CDS encoding type II restriction endonuclease, which yields MQFNEFMLQLSKTNTTLSSFVDFEKVIKNVNKVSIKLNQLNYLIGKDDLEEAIKDLYKENKTCFSVLKILIAVRDDKEVITPNGEVVCLNNYFSNSNKIFEYIQETGLGEIFRNKNIKNLVDYVFGIEVGIDTNARKNRGGQNMESLIASIFSKNNIPFEKEVKSDFFPELTSLGGDIKRFDFVIKTNVKTYLIEVNYYNGGGSKLNETARSYTDIAPKINQYGSFEFVWITDGQGWYSAKNKLEEAFNTIPKVYNLTSVKKFIELIKQELY from the coding sequence ATGCAGTTTAATGAATTTATGCTTCAATTGAGCAAAACTAATACCACTTTAAGCAGTTTTGTTGATTTTGAAAAGGTTATAAAAAATGTAAATAAGGTTTCAATTAAATTAAATCAATTGAATTATTTAATCGGAAAAGACGATTTAGAAGAAGCAATTAAAGATTTATACAAAGAAAATAAAACTTGTTTTTCAGTTCTGAAAATTTTAATTGCAGTTAGAGACGATAAAGAAGTTATTACTCCAAATGGTGAAGTAGTCTGTCTGAACAATTATTTCTCAAACTCAAATAAAATTTTTGAATATATTCAAGAAACAGGTTTAGGAGAAATTTTTAGAAATAAAAATATTAAGAATTTAGTGGATTATGTTTTCGGTATTGAAGTGGGGATAGATACAAATGCCAGAAAAAATAGAGGTGGCCAGAATATGGAAAGCCTTATTGCGTCTATTTTTTCAAAAAATAACATTCCATTTGAGAAGGAGGTCAAGAGTGATTTTTTTCCAGAATTAACAAGTTTAGGGGGAGATATTAAAAGGTTTGATTTCGTTATAAAAACAAATGTAAAAACATATTTGATAGAGGTTAACTATTATAATGGTGGTGGTTCAAAACTTAATGAAACGGCTCGATCTTATACTGATATAGCTCCCAAAATCAATCAGTATGGCAGTTTTGAATTTGTTTGGATTACTGATGGTCAAGGTTGGTATTCAGCAAAAAATAAATTAGAAGAGGCGTTTAATACAATCCCTAAGGTATATAATCTAACATCTGTAAAAAAATTTATTGAATTAATAAAACAAGAACTCTATTAA
- a CDS encoding site-specific DNA-methyltransferase, with amino-acid sequence MIESYFKSKDKNFTLINDDIFQVLPKFDFKFDMIFADPPYFLSNGGLTIQNGKISNVNKGKWDKSYGFDEINNFNKKWLSLIRNKMKSNATIWISGTSHNIFSIGQMLQELGFKILNIITWEKTNPPPNFSCRYFTHSSEQIIWARKEKKIPHYFNYELMKLLNGNKQMKDVWKLPAIATWEKSCGKHPTQKPLSLLTRLILASTKKGDWILDPFTGSSTTGIASNLLERKFLGIDKEKNFLEISKARKIEIEDITVAQNYKSKIKGFSDEKALDLFLIKEPLSKYVIHEIKGITNCCA; translated from the coding sequence ATGATTGAATCATATTTTAAATCTAAGGATAAAAACTTTACTCTTATTAATGATGATATTTTTCAAGTCTTGCCTAAATTTGATTTTAAGTTTGATATGATTTTTGCAGATCCCCCTTATTTTTTATCCAATGGAGGTTTGACGATTCAAAACGGAAAGATATCCAATGTCAATAAAGGAAAATGGGATAAATCTTATGGTTTTGATGAAATAAATAATTTCAATAAAAAATGGCTTTCTTTAATTAGAAATAAAATGAAGTCAAATGCAACCATTTGGATTAGTGGGACTTCCCATAATATTTTTAGTATTGGTCAAATGTTGCAAGAACTTGGCTTTAAAATTTTAAATATAATAACGTGGGAAAAGACAAATCCTCCTCCAAATTTTTCTTGTCGTTATTTTACTCATTCTAGTGAACAAATTATTTGGGCTAGAAAAGAGAAAAAAATACCACATTATTTTAATTACGAGTTAATGAAACTATTAAATGGTAATAAACAAATGAAAGATGTATGGAAATTGCCTGCAATTGCAACATGGGAAAAAAGTTGCGGAAAACATCCTACACAAAAACCGTTATCTTTGTTGACAAGATTAATTCTAGCGTCAACCAAAAAAGGAGATTGGATATTAGATCCATTTACAGGAAGTAGTACAACAGGAATTGCATCAAACTTACTAGAAAGGAAGTTTTTGGGAATAGATAAGGAAAAAAATTTTTTAGAAATAAGTAAGGCAAGAAAAATAGAAATAGAAGATATCACAGTGGCTCAGAATTACAAATCAAAAATAAAAGGCTTTAGTGATGAAAAGGCATTAGATTTATTTTTAATTAAAGAACCTCTATCAAAGTATGTAATTCATGAAATAAAAGGCATAACAAATTGTTGCGCCTGA
- a CDS encoding acyl-CoA dehydrogenase, with translation MAQLIADRRDIDFVLYEQLDVEQILKCKQYKDLNKKMFDMIITEARNFAIKELLPTYKPGDREGAKFDNGKVTVPECFHRAYKLFCEGEWIAMREIAEFGGQGLPDAIAQAALEYLAGANFPFALYPIAGHGTAKMIEIFGTPEQKETFAKKLYSGEWGGTMVLTEPQAGSDLGALSTSAVKNPDGTYSIVGNKIFISNAEHNLTSNIIHPVLARVEGAPKGTKGISIFIVPKYWVNEDGSLGELNDVVCTGIEEKMGIHGSCTCSLAFGSKGKCRGILLGEENIGMKVMFHMMNEARLAVGFQGVVFGSNAYLYALAYAKQRLQGKELERAKDEDAPQVPIIKHPDIRRMLLTMKSYVEGMRSFVYFVSLCFDKVKCAENTEDKEYYSGLIELFTPVIKAYCSDKGFDVCNIAMLIHGGYGYTKEFPIEQIVRDCKIASIYEGTNGIQAMDLLARKIGMKRGVVFMNFINEINKTINLANSFEGLKGLADKLDIASKRLQDTAMHIGLTAMSPNFKTAFLFAYPFLHATGDVIMAWMLLWRASVAYPKLEKIVGEKNQSDIIAKDNSAAFYDGQIKSAEFFINCLLPEAFGKMDGIKTNNDAALRIHDNSFGI, from the coding sequence ATGGCTCAATTAATTGCCGACAGAAGAGATATTGATTTCGTGCTTTATGAACAATTGGATGTTGAACAGATTCTTAAATGTAAGCAGTATAAGGACTTAAACAAGAAAATGTTTGATATGATAATTACTGAAGCAAGAAATTTTGCTATTAAAGAGCTTTTGCCTACTTACAAACCTGGTGACAGGGAAGGCGCAAAATTTGATAATGGCAAAGTAACAGTTCCAGAATGTTTTCATAGAGCTTATAAACTTTTTTGTGAAGGTGAATGGATAGCAATGCGTGAAATAGCTGAATTCGGTGGTCAAGGACTTCCAGATGCAATTGCTCAAGCAGCACTGGAATATCTCGCTGGTGCTAATTTCCCCTTCGCACTTTATCCGATAGCTGGACATGGCACAGCTAAAATGATTGAAATATTTGGAACTCCAGAGCAAAAAGAAACATTTGCAAAAAAACTTTATTCTGGTGAATGGGGCGGAACAATGGTTTTAACAGAACCTCAAGCTGGTTCAGACCTTGGAGCTCTTAGCACATCTGCTGTAAAAAATCCTGATGGAACTTATTCAATAGTCGGAAATAAAATTTTCATATCAAATGCAGAACATAATTTAACAAGTAATATAATTCATCCTGTATTAGCCAGAGTAGAAGGTGCTCCAAAAGGTACAAAAGGTATATCCATATTTATTGTTCCAAAATACTGGGTTAATGAAGACGGAAGTTTAGGTGAATTAAATGATGTAGTGTGTACAGGTATAGAAGAAAAAATGGGAATTCACGGAAGTTGTACGTGCAGTCTTGCTTTTGGAAGCAAAGGGAAATGTCGAGGCATCCTTCTTGGCGAAGAAAACATAGGCATGAAAGTAATGTTCCACATGATGAATGAAGCTCGACTTGCTGTAGGATTTCAAGGTGTTGTTTTCGGTTCTAACGCTTATCTTTATGCGTTAGCTTATGCAAAGCAGCGACTTCAAGGAAAAGAATTGGAACGCGCTAAAGATGAGGATGCGCCTCAAGTACCGATAATAAAACACCCTGACATACGAAGAATGCTCTTAACAATGAAATCGTATGTAGAAGGTATGCGTAGTTTTGTATATTTCGTGTCATTATGCTTTGACAAGGTGAAATGTGCTGAAAATACAGAAGACAAAGAATATTATTCTGGCCTTATTGAGCTTTTCACTCCAGTTATAAAAGCATATTGTAGTGATAAAGGCTTTGATGTCTGCAATATAGCTATGCTTATTCATGGAGGTTACGGCTACACAAAAGAATTTCCTATTGAGCAAATTGTAAGGGATTGCAAAATCGCATCAATTTATGAAGGAACTAACGGTATTCAAGCTATGGATCTTCTTGCAAGAAAAATTGGCATGAAACGCGGCGTTGTATTTATGAATTTTATAAATGAAATCAACAAGACTATAAACCTTGCAAATTCGTTTGAAGGACTGAAAGGCTTAGCCGATAAATTAGATATAGCATCAAAACGTCTTCAAGATACAGCTATGCATATTGGCCTTACAGCTATGTCCCCAAATTTTAAAACAGCATTTTTATTTGCGTATCCATTTCTCCATGCAACAGGCGATGTAATTATGGCATGGATGCTTTTATGGAGAGCTTCTGTAGCATATCCAAAACTTGAAAAAATTGTCGGTGAAAAGAATCAATCCGATATTATCGCAAAAGATAATTCTGCCGCGTTTTATGACGGGCAAATAAAAAGTGCGGAATTTTTCATCAATTGTTTATTACCAGAAGCTTTTGGTAAGATGGATGGAATAAAAACAAATAATGATGCTGCATTAAGAATTCATGATAATTCTTTTGGAATTTAA